A stretch of DNA from Spirosoma endbachense:
TCGGCTGGCCTGACGATTGGCGGTCATATTCCTTTCGCAACCACATTCGCTAACTTCGCTACGGGTCGGGTCTACGATCAGATTCGTCAGTCGGTTGCGTATTCCAACAAAAACGTTAAAATCTGCGCATCACACGCGGGTGTTACGCTGGGCGAAGACGGTGCTACCCACCAGATTCTGGAAGATCTGGGTATGATGAAGATGTTACCCAACATGACCGTCATCAACCCCTGCGATTATAACCAGACCAAAGCCGCTACCATCGCCATCGCCGACCATGTTGGGCCGGTTTACCTGCGCTTCGGACGGCCCGTTATTCCGGTCTTTACGCCTGCCGATCAAAAATTCGAAATCGGTAAGGCATGGACCGTCAATGAAGGCTCTGATGTATCAATTTTCTGCACCGGCCACCTGGTTTGGGAATCCATCAAAGCAGGCGAAATACTGGCAGCAGAAGGAATTGAAGCCGATATTATCAATATTCACACAATTAAACCGTTAGACGAAGAAGCGATTCTGGCTTCGGTGAAGAAAACGGGTTGTGCCGTATCGGCAGAAGAGCACATGATCAGCGGAGGCCTGGGCGATAGCGTTGCGCACGTTCTGGCCCAAAATTTTCCGGCTCCGCTCGAGTACGTTGGCGTTCACGATACCTTCGGTGAAAGTGGTACACCCGACCAGTTGATGCAAAAATATGGCCTCACTGCCGACAAAATTGTTGAGCAGGTGAAGAAAGTAATGGGAAGAAAATAGAGTAGTTAGGAATGAGGAGCAAGGAGTGAGAATGCTCCGCGAAAAACAATAGCGTGTCGGCTATTCTCATTCCTCGCTTCTCACTCCCAACTCCTAAAAAGAATGACTGACGCAGAACTCCTCGCCAAATACCGCGACCCGTCGAGCCGGAATTATGCCTTTAATCTGCTGGTACGTCAGTATCAGCAGAAAATTTATTGGCATATCCGTAAGATGGTCATTGACCACGACGACGCTGATGATTTGGTTCAGGAAACATTTATTAAAGTCTGGAATAGCCTGGAACAGTTTCGGGGTGACAGTCAGTTATATACCTGGATTTACCGCATTGCTACCAACGAATGCCTCAATTTTCTGAACAAGAAGCGACGACGTTTTTTCCTGCCTATTGGCGACGTCGAGGGCGAATTGATGGAAAAACTGGAAAGCAATTCGGATTTCGTCACGTCGGGCAACGAGTTAAGTGGCGAAGAAATTCAACTGAAGTTGCAGAAGGCCCTGCTAAAATTACCGGATAAACAACGGCTGGTGTTCAACATGAAATACTTCGATGACATGAAGTACGAAGAAATTGCCGAGATTACCGGTACGTCAGTTGGAGCCTTAAAAGCATCCTATCACCTTGCCGTAAAAAAAATCGAAGATTATCTGGATAAATCTGATACGTCTGATTAAACCCCGATCAGTGTAACTTGTCAAATCGCATATAAAGAACGAATTGTGTAACTTGTACACTGAACGACAATGAACGAAATGAGCAACTTCAGGATTGACGAACTTCCTCCCGAGCACCCGCTTCGACAACAACCGTTTCGTGCTCCGGATGGCTATTTCGACCAGCTGCCATCACGAGTGCAGGCTCGCGTGACCCGTAAACCTAAACCAGCGTTTAGCATTAGCTGGTCGTGGCAACGTACGGTAACTTCGCTGGCCGGTGCCAGTCTGATTGCCGTGCTGATCTGGAAAACCTTACCCCAACGGCAGGAGTCTATTGGCAGAGAAGCACTAACGGGTGTAAGTAACGACGTGATTGCAGCTTATCTTGATGATCAGGGAATCGATCCGTATGAGTTAGCCGACGGTCAGCAAGTTCATACGTCATTGGGCAGCGATACAACGGCCATTCAATATTTAAATGTGAAACCCGCCGATATTCAGCAGCACATTGACGAGCAAAACGTATCAGAATCACTGGGCTTCGGCTCCTGACTTTATAGAATGGTTAATTTTACCACGATGAGACACGCATGGATTGGTTGGATAGTAGCTTTAGTGATGACAACACACATCACAATGGCGCAAAACGACCCTAACGGACGCCAGAAAATTGAGGCCGCAAAGATTGGCATGATTACCAATCGGCTCAATCTGACAACAGATCAGGCACCACAGTTCTGGGCGGTTTATAACGAATACAACGGTAAAAAGCAGGAGTTGAACCGCCGGATTCGGCAGTTGAGTAACGAGCCTTCCCGTACGAGCCTCAACGATAATCAGTTGGTAAATGGCCTGCGCGAGATAAACTCAACCAAGCAAAAACTCGCCGATCTTGATGAAGAATATATGAGTCGGTTTCTGAAGGTAATCAGTCCGGCCCAATTGACCGAGTTATATAAAACAGAGCAGACTTTTAATAAGATGCTGCTTAATCGGTTGAACAATCAGAATTAAACGAAAATGACAGGGGCGATCTGATCAGATCGCCCCTGTCATTTTCGTTTACTAATACCGAACTACCTTAAAGCTGGAGATACCGCCATCGAAGCGAATCGTCATTTTCTTTTTGGTAGAACTGTAGCCAGGGCTCTCAAATTCGCCACCACCTACATCGGTAAAATCATCAAGGCGTTCTAAATTCAGGGCGCCATCTTTTTTAATGCGGCATCCTACCTCTTTCGGAACATGCACTGTCACCGAAGCCGCACCCACATCGAGTTTCACATCGGACACATCAGCTTTGGCCCCTAATTTAAGATCCAGGTCAGCTGCCCCCACCGCTAGTTTTAAATCCTTCACGGTATACGCACTTAAATCAAGGTCGCCCTGCCCGGCACCCAGTGCAATATCCATTGACCAGACCGGCTTATCGTTCAGATGGACGTCTACCCGATTCTCGAATTTACCATCTTTAAGGTCAATATGTTGATTCTCGTCCGTCGGCTTTAACTCAATGGTCGGAATGTGTGTTGTTTCATCCCGGTCCACCGACATCGAATAGCTACCGATATTTTGCTTGGTGTCAGCTTTAATGAGTTCAGTCGTTGGATCGCTGATTATAAAGCGTCCGGCTCCGCCCGCTAGTTTCAGTACAGCTTCACGGGTATCGGCATCCATCGCTTCGGTGAACGTATTCGTCTGAATTTTCCCCGCATCCCGATTATCCCGTTCAGAGTGATAGTCGTCCTCGTTATCGTCGTTATCATTGTCATTACGATGATGATCATCATCGTCGTCATCATCATCATGATTATTCCAATGGATGCCAAAACCGTCGTGATCCCGATCGTGCGTAAAGAACCCGAATAAAGTGGTCGGGACGGCTACTGCCAGCATCACCGTTGTGATAAAGGCCGCCGGATTGCCACGACGCTCCAGAATTAGGTTAATACCGGCCAGAATCAGAAGAACCGGCCACAGATTTACCAATGAATGCCAGTTGACATCAAGCCATCCGACTCTTCGAGCCAGGAACAGCACACCAAACGTGAGCAGAAAAATGCCCCAGAATAATCCATTTCTTCGTTGCATGACAAAGTTTATTTATGGCTGATCCCGGATGGATTGTTGTCGTTTGCAAAATCCATCCGGGATCAGCCATCTTTTATAAAGGGTTGTTGGTGTTATTTTTATCAGGATCGTATGGCGTTTTGATACGATCCCGGAAAATCAGCCACAATCCAATCGCAATCAGAACGAATGGCCAAAGATCGCCAAAGTCAATATCGAGATAGCGATCCAGCAGAAACAGAACGCCGAGAAGAATCAGAACTGCCCCGCCGATAAGGCTACGGTCGGGCGATGCGGGTTGATTGGGATTGTAGGGATTCATAGAAAAAACGGGGTTTGCATAAACGGTTGTCTGAGCTGTTGATCCACCGAACCTACGTTCTGGCAGTGCGATCCACAAGATACAGTAAATGATAAGAGCCGGAAAATGGGGGATAAAAATTCCTATCACAAAAATGAGCCGGACTACGGCACGATCTATGCCAAAATAATCGGCTATACCAGCGCATACTCCCCCTATTTGGGCCTGGTCGGAAATACGTTCTAATCGTTTGTTCATGGCTTTTTGTGTCTAAAACCGATGTAAACCTAGTAACGGAGCAGGACCTGCGAAAAGAGAATAGGAAGAATGGACGCGCGGTTTGATGGAAGTATGTTTTCAATGATAGTAGGTAATACATAGTAGCAGGCGACAGACAGGAGATTATTGGTTTCCGTCTTCAACGGGCAGTTGATCCCCCTTTCTGCCCATTGAAGACGGAAAACCGCCCTTACTCTTCCTCGATGGCTTCCAGAATATCCATCAATTCACCAAATTCTTTATTGCCAGGATGTTCTTCGTCGCCACCGCTAAGCGCAATTCCCCGAACAGGAAGCTGTGCCAATAGATCATGTACATTGACGGCAGAAACACCGGTGCCCAATAATACGGGGTATCGTCCTGCCAGCCGTTGGAGTGCCCGTTTCAGATCGTCATCAAGGTGAAGTGGCCCATTGCTTTCGAGCAGCACGTATTCGGCCCCGGTTGCACCTGTCTGCAGGAAGCTATCAAGATGATCGAGGGTCAACTGCGACAAATCGACCCGTAGAATGAGTGGTTTTCCTAATGAACCCAGGTACGGTAGTAAAGCTGACTCATCAACCTGAAGCAGATCAGGCTGATAGGTCTCAAGTAGATGCTCAATAACTTCCGGATCAGTCGACGTTGTTTCGCCTACAATCTGTACTCCGGCAACCCACGATTTTATTTCTTCAAACTTTTTAGGGTCAACATAATCTGCTGATTCAGCGTCCATTGAAAAGCCAAGCATGTCAACACCCATACCAGCACAATACCGGGCATCACTAAGATTCGTAACGTTGGAGATTTTAACAAGAGTTGTGAGAGCCATGATACAGTCAATTACAGGCTACGAAGTTAAGGACGGAGTCGGCAGGGAGCAAGGGGCAGTGAACGGAGTTATGCATTTGCTCGTCTCCCCGCTCTGGCTCCCCACCCCTTGCCTCTACTGCACCTTCACCCGGTTATAAATCTCCCGGAAATTTTTAACGCTTTCCGCTATCTCAGGGCCGTTATTTTCCCAGTGGTATTCATATTCAGCCGAAATCGGGCCCTTAAAGTGCTGGCGTTTCAATTCAGCAATGACGGCTTCTACTTTGCAATCGCCCGTACTCCAGACCACATCGTGGTATTTACCATCGGGTGTATCTTTCTTCACATCTTTAAAATGCATACCAATTACATGGCCATTCAGTTTTTTCAGACACTCAATCGGGTCGAGTCCTGAACGAACCCAGTGACCAATATCGGAGCAGGAGCCGATGTATTTGCTCCCACCGATAGCGGCAAGAACCGTATCAGGATGCCAGTAGCGCGACGGTTTGGGATGGTTATGTAAGGCTACGTTGATTTTATACTGCTCAGCCAGTTTGCGTACTAAAGGCATTTGCTCAGGAGTAGGCTCAGAATTGATATTCAGAATACCCATATCCTTCGCAAACTCAAACAACGCACTCCATTCTTCATCTGTCTTAGGGTTGATCACACCATAAGCCACTACTGTCAGCCCTTTATCCTTTATTAATTTCTTAACGGCCTGCCGGGTTGCAGCATCCATTTTAAAGTCCATTTTCCCTTCCATGCCTCCACCAATCGGCTGACCCGGAAATGCTTCGACATATTTGAGGCCACAACTATCAATTTTCCGCAGGGCTTCTGCAAAGGGGAATAACCGAAATGAATATGCCTGAGCTCCCAGTTTCCACCCTGCCTTATCTTCGGGGTTTTTCTGGGCTATTGCCGAAACGATACTTAACGCTGCGATTGCCCCGCCCAGGAGGTACTTTGTCCAATGTTTCATAAAGCAGATAATGTTTTTACTCAAAAGGAAAGGAGCAATTTGCTTTACCCATTAACTAGCTTAAATCAGTAACGATGAAGACTATACCTTTGGAAACCAGTCAGCATTCGGCATTCGGGCGATCAGTTACTAGCTGCGGTTCAGCAGTTAAGCTGCGGAAAAATCAACTGAATTCTCTACTTTAGAGCGGGCCAGTTTGCACAAATAGGCTTACTCGCTGGTTTATACTCAACATCATCATAATTCAGTCTTTATGAAAAGGATAACGCTTGCTCTCGCGGTATTGTGTATTCTCATTATTGGCTGTAAAGATGCGCCATTAGAACTCACGCCAGCTCCTTCATCTGGACAGCGGGTGAACCATCTTGTTATCCTCTATTACCGCTTTCTGGATCAGGAACCCATGCTGGATACCGTGCTAATTGATGGGGTGGTCAAGGCAATTGCGTCGAAAGATAGCATGAGCTTTGGCTACGATTCGCAGGGGAGGCTAACCAACTACGACCGAACCCAGTATTCGGCCAACGTTGGTGGCCCTTACACCAGCGGAACACTAAAAAGTGAATACACTTATCAAAACGGGCAATTTCAGGAACTGGAAGGCAGTACCGGCATTCGGTTCCAATACCGACTCGACGACTCGCAGCGTAGGGTGCTGAGCCGGACTAAAAAACGTTACTCCTACATCGATGTCGATACGTTGAGACAGTATTCGGCCGAAGGCATTCTAAAAACAGTACAATTGCTGAATAACCGGCAGGTATTCACTATTGAGAATGGGAACGTGGTTCGTATTGAGCAGTATGGAATAGCGAACGGTAAGCTAGAGCAGGTAACTCAGATGACCTACGATAACTCGCATCTTGCTCCGCCAGCCCAGTTGACCTTTCTGGGAGAAACCAGTCGAAATGCACTCGTCCATAAAAAGATTCTTGACTACGGTTATACAGACGGCGTCCATACCTATGACTACTCCTATACGAATGAATATGACGCTCAGGGACGAATGACGCGGCAAATTGAGTACCACCAGGAATCCTGGTACAATCAGGGTAAGCCTTACTTCTGGACAGCTACAGACTACTACTACTGATCTGTTACGGTTCGCAATATCCTCTCCAACAGGACAAAACATAGTTCTATCCTACTTTTCCAGCGCGTTCAAATGTAACGTATTTATTGAACCGCCACGAGTTATTACCCCAAGCCAGTTTGAACTGCTCAACAGGCTTCAATAGTTAGAATCGCTGAAAAATAAGAAGTAATTACAAGAACGAATTTTCCCAAAAATAGACTTACAGGAAGCAAAAGACCCATAAACCAAAAAAGCCCCATAATGGAGCTCCCTGGCGTTTTTCTATCTGTTTGTTTATTGACCGTTTGTGGTCAATACTTATCCGTGAAAGAAATCCTTCATTTTATCGAAGAACCCTTTTTCATTTTTATTAGGCTTCGGTTGAAAGTTCGGTGAGTTACGTAGCTTTTCCAGCATCGACCGCTCTTCTGACGACAACGCTTTTGGCGTCCAGACGTTAACATGAACGAGTTGATCACCACGACCATAGCCGTTCAATTCTTTAATTCCTTTGCCTTTAAGACGAAGTATCTTTCCACTCTGTGTGCCCGGATCAAGCGTAATACGTGCCTTCCCGTCAATAGTTGGCACCTCAACATTTGTGCCGACAGCGGCATCTACGAAGTTGACATACAGATCAAACACGACGTTGTTACCATCACGCTTGAGATCAGCATCCTCTTCTTCTTCAATGACAATAAGCAAATCACCAGCAACACCACCCCGCGGGGGTACGTTTCCTTTTCCTCCTACCGACAATTGAATACCTTCAGCAACACCGGCCGGAATCTTAATTGGAATAACGTCTTCCTGCAATACACGACCTTCACCAAAGCATACGTCGCACCGGTCGGTTACTAGTTTACCTTCCCCATTACAGGTTGGGCAAGTGCTGGTCGAGACCATCTGCCCAAGCATGGTGTTGACTACTTTGCGGGTTTGCCCCGTTCCACTACAGGTCGTACAGGTTTGTACGGCTGTTCCATTTTTAGACCCGTTACCACCACAGGTGTTACAGGTAACGTGGCGCTTCACTTTAATTTTCTTCTCGACGCCGTTGGCAACTTCCTGTAAATTCAATTTCAGCTTGATACGCAGATCGGAGCCACGACGAACGCGCTGGCGTCCTCCGCCCCCCTGCGCTCCCCGAAAGAAGCTGCCAAAGGGTGAATCGTCGCCAAAAACGTCACCAAACTGACTGAATATATCTTCCATGGTTGGCCCACCGGCACCATAGCCACCAGCAGCTCCACCCACACCGGCATGACCAAACTGGTCATAGCGAGCCTTCTTCTGAGGGTCGTTCAGAACATCGTAAGCCTCTGCCGCTTCCTTAAATTTCTCTTCGGCGGTGGGGTCATCGGGGTTTTTATCGGGATGGTACTTGATGGCCATCTTCCGATATGCCTTTTTCAACTCCTCCGCCGAGACGTTCTTATCAACGCCCAGTATTTCGTAATAATCGCGCTTCGTTGCCATGGTCGGGATATATAATGTGGGATATATGATGTCTAGTCTGGCACATTGGACCATACATCATATATCCCACATCACACCTAAAAATTATGCTCCTACAATTACTTTCGCAAACCGAATGACCTTGTCATTCAGATAGTACCCTTTTTCAATTTCGTCGATGACTTTTCCTTTGAGATCATCGCTTGGAGCCGGAAACTGAGTTACAGACTCGTGCAGGTCGGCATTGAACGTTTCCCCTTTCGAGCTCATTGGCTTTAAGCCTTTATTCTCTAAAGTCTTAAACAACTTATTGTAGATCAGGGCTATACCTTCTTTTACAGCGGCAATATCGTCCGTTGCTTCGATGGATTGCATAGCGCGCTCAAAATCGTCAACAACCGGTATCAACGCCTGTAATAAGCCTTCATTGGCGTTATTGATCAGGTCTAGTTTTTCCCTGGCCGTGCGCCGGCGAAAATTCTCAAAGTCAGCGTACAAACGGAGGTATTTATCTTTAAGTTCAGCTAATTCGCTGCCAATCCGTTCCGTTTCAGCTACAAAGCCTTCTGCCGAATTGCTTTCAGTTGTTTCTTCCGACTCTCCGCCATTGACGGGTACAGCCTCTTCACCGGCTGCCGTTGCAGTTGTCAGGTTGTCAGGTTGTTGCGTATTCGTAGACGCTTCTTCGTCCAAAATGTCTTTATTTTCCATTGATGAGCTTCTATTTCGCTTCCAGAAATTCATATGCAAAGATGGGCAAAAGCCCGGCCAAAACCGCATTTACTGCCAAGTTGACACGATTTATGAACTGCGATTACACTGATTTATTAATTTACAGGATTTATCTTTCCGGCAAATCTGTTTTCGAGAAACAGTCGTCTTCGTCTTTTTATGCATTCGTCAACAAGTCAGTACACTCGATTGATCAAAGCCAGAGCCCTTGCCTTAGGTTTTGATTTTTGTGGCGTGGCGAAGGCTGATTTTCTGGAAGAAGAAGCGCCCCGTCTGGAAACCTGGCTTAAGAATGGGATGCATGGCCAGATGAATTACATGGCTAATCACTTCGACAAACGGCTTGATCCACGTCTGCTGGTCGATGACGCCAAATCGGTCATAACGGTTTTACTCAATTATTATCCAGAGCAGAAACTTCCCGAATCCGATGCTGATTATAAGCTCTCAAAATATGCTTATGGTGCAGATTATCACTATGTTATCAAAGACAAACTAAAAGATTTACTGGCTTATATTCAGGAAGAAATCGGCGAAGTCGGTGGGCGGGCTTTTGTCGATTCAGCTCCAGTCATGGATAAAGCCTGGGCAAAACGAGGGGGATTAGGCTGGGTCGGAAAACACACCAATCTGATCAATCGCGAGATCGGTTCATTTTTCTTTATTGGCGAGTTAATTCTTGATCTTGAGCTGGAACCTGATGGCCCAATTACTGACTATTGCGGAACCTGTGCGCGTTGCATCGACGCCTGCCCAACCGACGCAATTGTTGGCCCCTACGTGGTTGATGGCAGCAAATGTATTTCTTACTTTACGATTGAGTTAAAAGAGGCAATTCCTGACGATGTTCGGGGAAAATTTGACAATTGGGTCTTCGGTTGTGACATCTGCCAGGATGTCTGTCCCTGGAATCGTTTTGCCAAACCACACAAAACGGTTGAGTTCAGCCCAAATCCCGAATTAGCCTCGTTTACAAAGGTCGACTGGGAGGAAATTACGGAAGATGTTTTTCGTGAGGTTTTCCGCCGATCGGCCGTAAAACGAACCAAACTGGAGGGTCTGAAGCGGAATGTTGCGTTCAATAAGCCTGATTCTGTTTCTGAAAACTGACAACAGTTACTGACTGCATGAATGCACTTCAAGCAATTTTTAGGCATCTGCTTGTGTACTACTGTACGCCAAAATAGCCGCTCATTACCTCCCCTACCCGCCATACTTCCTCAAATGTGTTGTATAGGGGTGTGGGAGCCAGTCGAATGCAGTCGGGTTCGCGCCAATCGCCGATAATACCCTGTTCGGTCAGATAAGTAAACAACTCACGGCCTTTTTTGCGCACCAGCAACGATAACTGACAACCGCGCTGGTTCGGATCGTCGGGCGTTACCAGCAGCACTTCATCAAACGGTGCCAACACATACTCCAGATAGCCGGTTAATAGTTCACTTTTTTGCCGGAGTGGAATAATTCCAGCTTCGGCTGTAATGGCCAGAGCTGCGCGGTGCAAAGCCAGTGACAGAATATTAGGCGTACTAACCTGCCAGCCATCGGCTCCGGGAGCTGGTAGAAAACCGGGCTTCATATCAAAACGCCGGCCTTCGCGATAACCCCACCAACCAGCTAGCCTTGGCAAGTTCTGATCATGGTGTTTCTCATGAACAAACACGCCCGACACAGCCCCCGGCCCACCATTGAGGTATTTATAGGAACACCAGGTGGCAAAGTCAACGCCCCATTCGTGGAGCCGCAAGGGTACGTTTCCAATCGCATGGGCCAGGTCAAAACCTATGAGCACGCAATGCTGTTTGGCTGTCTGGGTAATCGCATCCATGTTATAAACCTGCCCCGTGTAATAATTCAGGCCACTCATCCAGATCAAAGCCAGCGAGTCGGCATGTTCGGCAATGGCATGCTGTATATCTGTCGTATGGATCAGGCTGTCGTCGGATCGTGGCGCTATTTCGATAATTGCCTCCGAGGGATTTA
This window harbors:
- a CDS encoding transketolase family protein: MKKYEYTEKKDTRSGFGAGIAELGKTHPNVVALTADLAGSLKLEAFIKDNPERFVQCGIAEANMIGVSAGLTIGGHIPFATTFANFATGRVYDQIRQSVAYSNKNVKICASHAGVTLGEDGATHQILEDLGMMKMLPNMTVINPCDYNQTKAATIAIADHVGPVYLRFGRPVIPVFTPADQKFEIGKAWTVNEGSDVSIFCTGHLVWESIKAGEILAAEGIEADIINIHTIKPLDEEAILASVKKTGCAVSAEEHMISGGLGDSVAHVLAQNFPAPLEYVGVHDTFGESGTPDQLMQKYGLTADKIVEQVKKVMGRK
- a CDS encoding RNA polymerase sigma factor is translated as MTDAELLAKYRDPSSRNYAFNLLVRQYQQKIYWHIRKMVIDHDDADDLVQETFIKVWNSLEQFRGDSQLYTWIYRIATNECLNFLNKKRRRFFLPIGDVEGELMEKLESNSDFVTSGNELSGEEIQLKLQKALLKLPDKQRLVFNMKYFDDMKYEEIAEITGTSVGALKASYHLAVKKIEDYLDKSDTSD
- a CDS encoding Spy/CpxP family protein refolding chaperone is translated as MVNFTTMRHAWIGWIVALVMTTHITMAQNDPNGRQKIEAAKIGMITNRLNLTTDQAPQFWAVYNEYNGKKQELNRRIRQLSNEPSRTSLNDNQLVNGLREINSTKQKLADLDEEYMSRFLKVISPAQLTELYKTEQTFNKMLLNRLNNQN
- a CDS encoding LiaI-LiaF-like domain-containing protein — translated: MQRRNGLFWGIFLLTFGVLFLARRVGWLDVNWHSLVNLWPVLLILAGINLILERRGNPAAFITTVMLAVAVPTTLFGFFTHDRDHDGFGIHWNNHDDDDDDDDHHRNDNDNDDNEDDYHSERDNRDAGKIQTNTFTEAMDADTREAVLKLAGGAGRFIISDPTTELIKADTKQNIGSYSMSVDRDETTHIPTIELKPTDENQHIDLKDGKFENRVDVHLNDKPVWSMDIALGAGQGDLDLSAYTVKDLKLAVGAADLDLKLGAKADVSDVKLDVGAASVTVHVPKEVGCRIKKDGALNLERLDDFTDVGGGEFESPGYSSTKKKMTIRFDGGISSFKVVRY
- a CDS encoding PspC domain-containing protein, with the protein product MNKRLERISDQAQIGGVCAGIADYFGIDRAVVRLIFVIGIFIPHFPALIIYCILWIALPERRFGGSTAQTTVYANPVFSMNPYNPNQPASPDRSLIGGAVLILLGVLFLLDRYLDIDFGDLWPFVLIAIGLWLIFRDRIKTPYDPDKNNTNNPL
- the trpF gene encoding phosphoribosylanthranilate isomerase, whose amino-acid sequence is MALTTLVKISNVTNLSDARYCAGMGVDMLGFSMDAESADYVDPKKFEEIKSWVAGVQIVGETTSTDPEVIEHLLETYQPDLLQVDESALLPYLGSLGKPLILRVDLSQLTLDHLDSFLQTGATGAEYVLLESNGPLHLDDDLKRALQRLAGRYPVLLGTGVSAVNVHDLLAQLPVRGIALSGGDEEHPGNKEFGELMDILEAIEEE
- a CDS encoding sugar phosphate isomerase/epimerase family protein; this encodes MKHWTKYLLGGAIAALSIVSAIAQKNPEDKAGWKLGAQAYSFRLFPFAEALRKIDSCGLKYVEAFPGQPIGGGMEGKMDFKMDAATRQAVKKLIKDKGLTVVAYGVINPKTDEEWSALFEFAKDMGILNINSEPTPEQMPLVRKLAEQYKINVALHNHPKPSRYWHPDTVLAAIGGSKYIGSCSDIGHWVRSGLDPIECLKKLNGHVIGMHFKDVKKDTPDGKYHDVVWSTGDCKVEAVIAELKRQHFKGPISAEYEYHWENNGPEIAESVKNFREIYNRVKVQ
- the dnaJ gene encoding molecular chaperone DnaJ, whose amino-acid sequence is MATKRDYYEILGVDKNVSAEELKKAYRKMAIKYHPDKNPDDPTAEEKFKEAAEAYDVLNDPQKKARYDQFGHAGVGGAAGGYGAGGPTMEDIFSQFGDVFGDDSPFGSFFRGAQGGGGRQRVRRGSDLRIKLKLNLQEVANGVEKKIKVKRHVTCNTCGGNGSKNGTAVQTCTTCSGTGQTRKVVNTMLGQMVSTSTCPTCNGEGKLVTDRCDVCFGEGRVLQEDVIPIKIPAGVAEGIQLSVGGKGNVPPRGGVAGDLLIVIEEEEDADLKRDGNNVVFDLYVNFVDAAVGTNVEVPTIDGKARITLDPGTQSGKILRLKGKGIKELNGYGRGDQLVHVNVWTPKALSSEERSMLEKLRNSPNFQPKPNKNEKGFFDKMKDFFHG
- a CDS encoding nucleotide exchange factor GrpE; this translates as MENKDILDEEASTNTQQPDNLTTATAAGEEAVPVNGGESEETTESNSAEGFVAETERIGSELAELKDKYLRLYADFENFRRRTAREKLDLINNANEGLLQALIPVVDDFERAMQSIEATDDIAAVKEGIALIYNKLFKTLENKGLKPMSSKGETFNADLHESVTQFPAPSDDLKGKVIDEIEKGYYLNDKVIRFAKVIVGA
- the queG gene encoding tRNA epoxyqueuosine(34) reductase QueG; its protein translation is MHSSTSQYTRLIKARALALGFDFCGVAKADFLEEEAPRLETWLKNGMHGQMNYMANHFDKRLDPRLLVDDAKSVITVLLNYYPEQKLPESDADYKLSKYAYGADYHYVIKDKLKDLLAYIQEEIGEVGGRAFVDSAPVMDKAWAKRGGLGWVGKHTNLINREIGSFFFIGELILDLELEPDGPITDYCGTCARCIDACPTDAIVGPYVVDGSKCISYFTIELKEAIPDDVRGKFDNWVFGCDICQDVCPWNRFAKPHKTVEFSPNPELASFTKVDWEEITEDVFREVFRRSAVKRTKLEGLKRNVAFNKPDSVSEN
- the kynU gene encoding kynureninase, with product MTYENSRAFAQQLDQADPLRQFRDRFHIPQRDDKPLIYLCGNSLGLQPKTAREALGRELDTWQNLGVEGWFDHSAVAETESDRQTWLGYHTTCKDSLAQIVGAETSEVCPMNALTVNLHLLLASFYRPGTADSSGKKKYKILTIAGDFPSDQYALETHVKHHGLNPSEAIIEIAPRSDDSLIHTTDIQHAIAEHADSLALIWMSGLNYYTGQVYNMDAITQTAKQHCVLIGFDLAHAIGNVPLRLHEWGVDFATWCSYKYLNGGPGAVSGVFVHEKHHDQNLPRLAGWWGYREGRRFDMKPGFLPAPGADGWQVSTPNILSLALHRAALAITAEAGIIPLRQKSELLTGYLEYVLAPFDEVLLVTPDDPNQRGCQLSLLVRKKGRELFTYLTEQGIIGDWREPDCIRLAPTPLYNTFEEVWRVGEVMSGYFGVQ